One Acidobacteriota bacterium DNA segment encodes these proteins:
- a CDS encoding glycogen synthase GlgA: MRITFAASEGVPYSKTGGLADVVGALPKTLSALGHELTVFLPRYRRTHLKEAQLVIPNLTVPMQDYLLFCQIIDGGKHDGVQFYFVDHPEFSYRDGLYGDSHGDYVDNAERFTMFCRAVIESSKRFGPPDVFHVHDWQTSLIPVLLRSLYSHDATFALTGTVLTIHNIGYQGLFPNSVIPKLLLPWSLFTMDRLEFYDKVNFLKGGIVYSDYVTTVSRTYAKEIQAYDFAFGLADTVSKKRDRLIGIVNGADYGEWNPAADRYLPARFSGSDLSGKANCKEALLEQYGISKARLQSPIIGIISRFAAQKGFDLIETALPRLLREDVVLVVLGTGDKHYEAMFQTLRRSFPDRLSVKIAYDNSLAHLVEAGSDIFLMPSHYEPCGLTQIYSMRYGTVPVVRATGGLEDTVEQWNPKTRTGTGFKFARYDPAQLIVAVRQALSTFKNKEDWKQLMLNGMSQNFSWEQPAREYVSVYEKARLVRVPK, translated from the coding sequence TGGTCTTGCCGATGTTGTTGGCGCTCTTCCAAAAACGCTTTCTGCACTGGGTCATGAACTCACAGTTTTCCTGCCGCGCTACCGGCGAACTCACCTGAAGGAAGCGCAGCTCGTTATTCCGAACCTCACGGTTCCAATGCAGGACTACCTGCTCTTTTGCCAAATCATAGACGGCGGAAAGCACGACGGAGTGCAATTCTACTTTGTCGACCATCCGGAATTTAGCTATCGTGACGGACTTTATGGTGATAGTCATGGCGATTATGTGGACAATGCTGAGCGCTTCACGATGTTTTGCCGCGCAGTAATCGAATCCTCCAAGCGATTCGGACCACCAGATGTTTTCCACGTTCATGATTGGCAGACATCTTTGATTCCGGTGTTGTTGCGCAGTTTGTACTCGCATGACGCTACTTTCGCGCTCACGGGAACAGTGTTAACGATCCACAACATTGGATACCAAGGTCTGTTTCCCAACAGCGTGATCCCGAAGCTTCTGCTGCCGTGGTCGCTGTTCACGATGGATCGTCTCGAGTTCTATGACAAAGTGAACTTTCTCAAGGGCGGGATCGTGTACTCGGACTACGTAACAACAGTGAGCCGAACCTACGCGAAGGAAATACAGGCTTACGATTTCGCTTTTGGACTTGCGGATACCGTCTCGAAGAAACGCGATCGTTTAATCGGAATTGTGAACGGAGCTGACTACGGCGAGTGGAATCCCGCAGCAGACCGCTATCTTCCGGCGAGATTCTCTGGTTCCGACCTCAGTGGCAAGGCGAATTGTAAGGAAGCCTTGCTCGAGCAATACGGAATATCAAAGGCTAGACTGCAGTCCCCAATCATCGGAATTATCTCGCGCTTTGCGGCTCAAAAAGGATTTGATTTGATAGAAACTGCTTTGCCCCGGCTGCTGCGGGAGGACGTCGTCCTGGTCGTTCTCGGAACCGGTGACAAGCATTATGAAGCGATGTTTCAGACCCTGCGCCGAAGCTTTCCAGATCGCTTGTCGGTGAAAATCGCTTACGACAATTCGCTGGCCCATCTGGTCGAAGCCGGAAGCGACATTTTCCTCATGCCGTCCCACTATGAACCTTGCGGCCTGACCCAGATATATAGCATGAGATACGGAACCGTACCCGTGGTTAGAGCTACGGGTGGCCTCGAGGATACGGTTGAACAATGGAATCCTAAGACTCGGACCGGAACCGGGTTCAAGTTTGCGCGCTACGATCCGGCGCAACTGATCGTCGCAGTGCGACAGGCGCTTTCAACCTTCAAGAACAAGGAGGACTGGAAGCAGTTAATGCTCAATGGCATGAGTCAGAACTTTTCCTGGGAGCAGCCCGCTCGTGAGTACGTCAGTGTTTACGAGAAAGCGCGATTGGTCCGGGTACCAAAATGA
- a CDS encoding esterase: MSTENFDIAEANGAEQVSQSAPEVETSQTDVHNTDRVQRHHNFISNFVPYRRDLVVYLPPNYEHSESRYPVLYLHDGQNLFDPETAYVRGMDWKVDETAEALIRSGEIEPLIIVGIYNTGKHRIEEYTPTRDRKLGGGHAELYGRMLVEELKPFIEARYRTLRDAHHTGLGGSSLGGLATLYLGFTHPEVFGKVAVLSPSLWWDNKAILKIIQKTQPKPRLKIWLSMGTEESKTGVRDANLLDQALIARGWREGDDLHYEVIPGAKHEEAAWADRVEPVLRFLFPSR; the protein is encoded by the coding sequence ATGTCTACTGAAAATTTCGACATTGCAGAAGCCAATGGCGCGGAGCAGGTTTCTCAATCCGCGCCGGAAGTAGAAACATCACAAACTGATGTTCACAACACCGACAGAGTTCAGCGCCACCACAACTTCATCTCTAACTTCGTGCCTTATCGTCGCGATCTAGTCGTTTATCTTCCGCCAAACTACGAACACAGTGAGAGCCGCTACCCGGTTCTATATCTACACGACGGCCAGAACCTGTTTGATCCTGAGACCGCTTACGTCCGGGGAATGGATTGGAAGGTCGATGAGACTGCCGAGGCGCTAATCCGATCCGGTGAGATAGAACCCTTGATCATCGTAGGCATCTACAACACCGGGAAGCACCGCATCGAAGAGTACACGCCTACTCGCGACCGCAAGCTTGGTGGCGGACATGCCGAGCTCTACGGACGCATGCTCGTCGAAGAGCTTAAGCCTTTTATCGAAGCGCGCTACCGCACCCTGCGTGACGCGCACCATACCGGTCTTGGCGGATCATCACTCGGCGGACTCGCAACTCTCTATCTGGGATTCACACATCCTGAGGTCTTCGGCAAAGTAGCGGTGCTTTCTCCTTCCCTCTGGTGGGACAACAAAGCCATTCTCAAGATCATTCAGAAGACCCAGCCGAAGCCGCGACTGAAAATCTGGCTCTCGATGGGTACGGAGGAAAGTAAGACTGGAGTGCGCGATGCCAATCTTCTCGACCAGGCACTTATCGCCAGAGGATGGCGTGAAGGCGACGATCTGCATTACGAAGTCATTCCCGGAGCCAAGCACGAAGAAGCTGCCTGGGCAGATCGCGTAGAACCGGTATTGCGATTCTTATTTCCCAGCAGGTAA